Proteins encoded in a region of the Rutidosis leptorrhynchoides isolate AG116_Rl617_1_P2 chromosome 9, CSIRO_AGI_Rlap_v1, whole genome shotgun sequence genome:
- the LOC139868979 gene encoding uncharacterized protein produces the protein MVKKLDGGWRMCVDFTNIIKACPKDCYPLPEIDWKVKSLNGYQYKSFLDAYKGYHQIKMAKEDEEKTSFFTSRGIYCYQKMPFGLKNAGATYQRLVDKAFHNQLGRNLEGNVDDMKGNPSKSRKGRQAQATPNPSNHKRHAEFEWEIGIIQQEYIAKLPTLTSLEEGEMLFIYLAASKECISSFLVTERENSTDEEDAKNSTQVITPRIENEEWKLYTDGASSSDGSGAGLMLVNLEGKEFTYALRFEFATTNNEAEYEALLAGLRMVKELKILHLRAFVDSQLVANQVMGTFEARQPTIQQYSIKAKELIESFKSFDIEHVRQSQNKMADALSKLASLTFEHLANEVLVEVLEKKSILEEEFNDIIQEDEVTWMTPLQVYLETGKLPEDKNEARKIMIKAPSYKMMNGALYRRSFLTPWLQCVGPK, from the exons ATGGTAAAAAAGTTAGACGGAGGGTGGAGAATGTGCGTTGATTTCACAAACATCATCAAAGCATGCCCCAAAGATTGTTATCCCTTACCTGAAATCGATTGGAAAGTCAAATCCCTCAACGGATATCAATACAAAAGTTTCTTGGATGCTTACAAAGGGTATCACCAGATTAAAATGGCCAAGGAGGATGAAGAAAAAACGTCCTTCTTCACTAGCAGAGGGATTTATTGCTACCAAAAGATGCCCTTCGGGCTAAAAAATGCAGGAGCAACTTATCAAAGGCTTGTTGACAAAGCCTTTCATAACCAATTAGGGAGAAATCTGGAAGGCAACGTGGATGACATG AAAGGGAATCCAAGCAAATCCAGAAAAGGTAGACAGGCTCAAGCAACTCCAAACCCCAGCAACCATAAAAGACATGCAGAGTTTGAATGGGAAATTGGCATCATTCAGCAG GAATATATCGCCAAGCTCCCTACCCTGACTTCACTAGAAGAAGGAGAAATGCTCTTTATATACTTGGCTGCTTCGAAAGAGTGCATTAGCTCATTCTTGGTCACCGAGCGCGAAA ataGCACCGATGAAGAAGATGCAAAGAACTCCACTCAAGTCATCACCCCGAGGATTGAAAATGAAGAGTGGAagttgtacaccgatggtgcgtcAAGTTCTGATGGATCGGGTGCTGGTCTGATGTTAGTAAACCTCGAAGGAAAAGAGTTTACTTACGCACTCCGATTCGAATTCGCAACAACTAATAACGAAGCTGAGTACGAAGCGCTACTTGCGGGACTGCGAATGGTGAAGGAATTAAAGATCCTCCACCTTCGTGCTTTCGTCGACTCACAACTAGTGGCTAACCAAGTCATGGGCACTTTTGAAGCAAGGCAACCCACCATCCAACAGTACTCGATAAAAGCGAAGGAACTGATCGAAAGCTTCAAAAGTTTTGACATCGAACATGTCCGACAAAGTCAAAATAAGATGGCAGATGCACTGAGCAAACTCGCTTCGTTGACATTTGAACATCTTGCAAATGAAGTCTTGGTGGAAGTGCTAGAAAAGAAATCGATCCTAGAGGAAGAATTCAATGACATCATACAAGAAGATGAAGTAACATGGATGACTCCATTGCAAGTATATCTTGAAACAGGAAAATTACCAGAGGATAAAAACGAAGCAAGGAAGATAATGATAAAGGCACCCTCCTACAAAATGATGAATGGAGCACTATACAGAAGATCCTTCCTCACTCCATGGCTTCAATGTGTAGGgccaaagtga
- the LOC139868978 gene encoding uncharacterized protein: MAKWDIPVACHAFSYMLKGVARVWFDSLPKDSVASFDDLKRQFRSMFSQQKRYKKNHVAAHGIKQKDSEGSRAFLTSRDLPSTYKALLEKAYIWLDAKETAGNFVLDDAPVNKRKEKSERRDDRHGRKEDKRRFHPYQMETGAGILGALIKTPKEILATEKAAHKFKAPGKMSNRGRNRDMTKFCDFHNDFGHETDECFNLKKAIEEAVKSGKLSHLIKGIREPKKEKVQEKRTEDTRQEAENAILAIDSHQPYKKRDRGRIIREWSEVSFPALDTICPSDLPVTINGKIFGKEVRRIYLDSGSACDVMYEHCFDRLSPTIRARLGAPRVPLVGFSGERCWPIGEIDLDFTIGDPPLTRTETIDFVVVQANFPHNILLRRVAMKKMGIIVSIVHQMVKFDTHEGIGTLTSQYDKDKVILAIKETMKEPTECILEASEEDPQVEKISVNSMFPDQEISIGKNLPTSTKQKLRKLLQANVDVFAWENSDMTGIPQTINVQGSPFVTEH, translated from the exons ATGGCCAAATGGGACATACCCGTAGCATGTCACGCATTTTCTTACATGTTAAAGGGAGTTGCAAGGGTCTGGTTTGACTCCTTACCAAAAGACTCTGTAGCTAGCTTCGATGACCTGAAACGGCAATTCAGGTCTATGTTTAGCCAACAAAAGCGATACAAAAAGAACCATGTGGCCGCCCATGGAATAAAGCAGAAAGATAGCGAAGGTTCTAGGGCCTTCCTTACCAG TCGAGACCTACCGAGCACCTACAAAGCTTTGCTAGAAAAAGCATACATATGGTTAGATGCAAAAGAAACAGCAGGTAACTTCGTCCTAGATGACGCACCCGTAAATAAGCGAAAAGAGAAGTCAGAAAGAAGGGATGACAGACATGGTAGGAAAGAGGACAAAAGGAGATTCCACCCTTACCAAATGGAAACCGGAGCTGGGATCTTGGGGGCATTGATAAAAACCCCCAAGGAAATCCTAGCAACAGAGAAAGCAGCCCATAAGTTCAAAGCTCCGGGAAAAATGTCCAACAGAGGAAGGAACAGGGACATGACCAAGTTTTGTGACTTCCACAATGATTTTGGTCACGAAACAGATGAATGCTTCAACCTCAAAAAAGCCATCGAGGAAGCTGTTAAATCGGGAAAACTGTCCCATCTCATAAAAGGGATCCGAGAACCAAAGAAAGAAAAGGTACAGGAAAAAAGAACAGAAGACACGAGGCAGGAAGCAGAAAATGCAATCTTGGCAATAGATTCACACCAACCTTATAAGAAAAGAGATAGGGGTCGAATTATCAGGGAATGGAGTGAAGTATCGTTTCCAGCCCTTGATACAATATGTCCTTCGGACCTACCAGTCACCATCAATGGAAAAATATTTGGCAAGGAAGTCCGAAGGATATATCTCGACAGCGGAAGCGCTTGTGATGTAATGTACGAGCATTGCTTCGATCGGTTAAGTCCCACAATCAGAGCACGATTAGGTGCCCCTAGGGTACCTTTAGTGGGATTCTCCGGAGAAAGATGTTGGCCAATTGGGGAAATTGATCTTGACTTCACAATAGGTGATCCACCATTAACAAGAACCGAAACCATTGATTTCGTGGTAGTCCAAGCAAATTTCCCGCACAACATTTTGCTTAGGAGAGTGGCTATGAAAAAGATGGGCATAATTGTCTCGATAGTGCATCAAATGGTTAAGTTTGATACTCACGAAGGTATTGGAACCCTCACCTCACAGTATGACAAGGATAAGGTAATCTTGGCTATAAAAGAAACGATGAAAGAGCCAACTGAGTGCATCTTAGAGGCATCGGAGGAAGATCCCCAAGTAGAAAAGATATCAGTGAATTCGATGTTTCCGGATCAAGAGATCAGCATAGGGAAGAATTTACCAACATCCACCAAGCAAAAGCTTCGGAAGCTATTGCAAGCCAATGTGGATGTATTTGCATGGGAGAACAGTGATATGACCGGGATACCACAAACCATCAATGTACAAGGGTCACCCTTTGTGACAGAACATTGA